GGCAACCCATGAATGACCAACGGCTCTGCAGTTGTCTGGCCTTTTTTAATTTTTTTTTTAAGGTGCGTGTATTAGACGCGCCAGATTTATAAAAAAAAGAAAGAGCTGTTGGCAGGAGCCCACGTGCATGGGTCCTGCCAATTGATAGTCATCACACCGGCATGCAAATGTTGCTTGCCTCTCTGATTTTCTGATGGTGGGACTTGGGTCCCACCCATGCATTTGGTTCAAATTTCCCCCCGCTGCATTGTTTCTTGCCATCAGTTTAGCAGATATCATGCTTTTTGACATGATGAAAGAAGACCGCTGCATATGCTCTGATAAAGGCCGATGAAAAATGTTCGTGATGGAAAGTTTGTAATTGTGTGAAATATATGTAGGTTACCTATCTCCCGCGACCTTCTGACATGAAATATATCACATTGCCGTGTGATGGAAGCTCTACCACCTCTACCAGGTCTAGATCGACCAGATAGAAGATAGGTCATTTCAGAACTTGATCCATTGATTTTTGACAAAGCTTCTAGGTTAAAAAAGTTTATGACTTGCATGCGAATTTGGTTCGTGCATCATGAGCGAAAGGGCCAGAAGAGACGAAGGGTACATGAAGTGGTACAAATATGAACCAGAGCTATGGAAACAAGATGATGAGGTCGATTTTCTTGCTCTTTGACTAGTCATATGATAATGAGAATGATACTGAATGTAGTGGCCGAGTTTTATATTTTCAGAAAGTAGTTTCCTATTGTTCTTAGCCTCTTAGGCTTAGAATTCATGTACTGGAAGAAAGATCTGCTTTGGAGTTGGAGTTTTTGTTTTTGTTTCTTTGCCTTTTCGGTTTCGGTTTCCTGGATTGCTTAGTTTTGTGTTATATGCCCTTTAGCGTGTCATTTGTATTATCGGCCAAGTTATGACTATATTCTAAATAGAAAATTTTGATTTTTTGGATTGCTTAGTTTTGTGTTATATGCCCTTTAGCGTGTCACTTGTATTATTGGCCAAGTTATGACTATATTCCAAATAGAAAATTGAGGACATTATATGATTTTCTTAAAATGTCATTTTTTTTAATAAAAAATGTTGTAACATGCATATTGTTACATAGGTTTTTTAATACATGCATATTGTTATATGGGTTCGGATCAAAAAACATCAATTTTTACACAAGTTTTGACACTCCTTAATAGTTATTAGATCTTAAAACATTTGCTGGTTAATTAAGTAATATATAACACCAAACTGAATGAAGATGTGACCACATTATAAATACTCTATACCCCAAACTGAAATGACCACTTAAAATAACCCATTGAGCAGCTTACCTAACCCGACGAATCTATGTACCTAGAAAAGATGGCTCTACTGCCCTTAGGAGGAAATCGAGGCATGGAGGCCATGCATGTTAGCGTGAGTCACACACCCTTGTAGTGTTAAGAATGTAAATATTGTATTAATGTTTAGAATATCTACGTACAACCTCTTTCTTCTCTCTCCCAACTCCTATGATTCTTACCATATCCAACAATAGCTACATCTTTTCTGGGGTTGGACATCCCCAGCCCCTTTGTTCATGTTCAGATATATAGTCGAAGTTCCTAGTTTGTTCATATCTATGGGTTGTACAACCCCTTTTGCTGTTATGTCTAGGACTAAACTACCCTCTTTGACATTGTTTAATTAATTTCTGGGTTTGAACTTTTGTACATGTTTATGTAGTTTTTTTCTTTTCTTTTCTAAAAACTAACTTATTATCAAATAACTCACACATCATACATATGTCAATAATGTTTGAACTCATGACCTCAAAGTTGTCAACTGATTCCTTAACCAACCAGGTCACGGCTCACTGACTTGTTCATGTAGTTGAAGTTTTTTTGGTTAAAGATAATGTTGTTGGTCCTCTTGTTTCGAAAGAGTTAAGTCTGTTGTTGATGGTAGTAATCAGTTTGAAGTCCTTGGTAGATTTCAATACTAAAGTCCTTCGATTATTGTTTTATGGGTTTATATAGTACGTACGTTTGAACAACCTTTGGATTATCGTTTTCTTGTTTAATTTGTTGTTTTAAGATGATGAATGCTCAAACCCAAAAATCCTTGTTTCTTCTCAAGCAGGGATCCCTTCTATGGGTTTTGACTTGTTTATTCTCAATTAACATATGTTGTTTTTGTTTCTCTGGGGTTGGTTATGTCTCTCTCTCCCTCCCTCCCTCCCTTGGAAATCTCCTGCAAAACAAACCAATTAAGCACAGTTTCACTCTTCTCCCAACAACGAGTAGTATCTAGAATTATGAAACAAGGAGTGGTACCCAGATTCATGAAACAACGAGTGGTACCCAGATTTATGAAAACCCCCAATTCATAAATCAAATTTAGGGCTTCCAGTTAAGCTTCACTGTGTCTATGGAAACCATTCTTCTTCTTCTTCTTCCTCTTCCATGGGAGGACTCTGACGTCAGGTCAGGGTGGTCCCCAGCCAGACGTCAAAGTTCGTCCTTGGCGCTGCCCGATGTCAGGGTGCCTCTCCCACTCCCTCTCCCTCTATATCTCTATCTCTCACATAAAAATGAACCCCCAATTGCCATCACCATCACAAACAGGTCGGTCTCAGTCTCAGAGAAGGCTGAAAGAGAAGAGAGAGAAGAGAGAAGAAAGAGAGAAGAAGAAAAAGCTATTGAGGGTATTTTAGGGTTTCATTTTTGGTAATATATTTTTGAATTGTTTTTATTATTTACAATGCAAGGCGCGAAGGTTACTATAAATGAACATTGTACTACACCACCTCACAGAACAGAACAAAGAAAGCCAAAGAGAAAGAAGAAAGTTGAAACGATGGCAAGGAATACCTAAGAGAAGGCCATTGCTAAGGAGGTTCAAGGCCTTCTCAGCAAGGTAATATTTTTGTTTTCCTTTGCTCTCTCTCTCTCTCNNNNNNNNNNNNNNNNNNNNCTCTCTCTCTCTCTCTCTCTCTCTCTCTCTCTCTCTCTCTCTCTCTCTCTCTCTCTCTCTCTCTCTCTCTCTCTCTCTCTCTCTCTCTCTCTCTCTCTCTCTGAGCAATCTGTCTTCACCAATACACAGTTCCAATACACCCCCTTTTGTTGTTATGTCTAGGACTGAACTACCGTCCTTGACATCGTTTAATTTATGGGCTTGAACTTTTGTGCATGTTTATGTAGTTTTTTTCTTTAAAAAAAACTTATTATTAAATAACTCACCTTACATATGTCAATGAGGTTTGAACCCATAACCTCAAAATTATCAGTTAATTCTTTAATCAACCAGCTCACGGCTCACCGATTTGTTCATGTTTATGTAGTTAAATTTTTTTTGGTTAAAGATAATGTTGCAGCGATGAACTTGTGAACTTTCTTGTCTGTTATGTTCATCGATCAAAAATATATTTCATATGATGCATGATATTTTTGTTCAAGGTATTTTGTTTTCCTCTTATCTTTCCTCCCTCTCTCTGTCTCTCAACTCCTAGCTCAAATCTACTGAGGAGAGGTATTTTAGGGTTTCACTTTTCGGTATTATATTTTTGAATTTTTAAAAAAAATATAATTTTAGGGTTTCACTTTTCAGTATTTTAGCAATCCAATTCTCATATTCTGGATTGATCTCGGTCGTGAGCTTGCCTTCAGCATCAGTCTTAAAACAAGGAGGGCAAGACAGAGTTCAGTCAACATATCTCATCAGATTGCGACTTTTGAGCAGGGGCTGAATTTGAGCGAGCCACAAAGCATAATTTGTTCTATCCAGTTTGATAGAAAGGAAATTGGAGAGGGTTTGGTGTGTTTTCAGAGTTGCATGGTAGGGCAGGAGGAGAATGGGAATTGTTGGATTCATTGCTGGGGATTTCAGCATACATGATAAGGTTGGCAAAGGATCGGTTTTGGAGGAAAAAAACGTCTAAGCTCTGATACCATGATAAAATAGTCTGGGGTTCACATCCAAAACCAATTGGCAATGGATGGAGTGCCCCAAACCCTTATAAACCCACAGGCAAGGTCTCATATTTTCGATGTGGGATTGATATCTCAACACTTGCGTCACGAGGGCACCGATTTTGCTTAAGATCTCTCTTATTGAGTTAGATCAATGGCAACCAAACTAGAAGAGTATATATATATAATTATATATAGCACCATCTCAAGTTCTAGTTTGGTGTTCAAACATAAATGCTTTTGAACGACCTAGCATGTGTGAACAGTAAAAAAAATAATTTCAACTTCAATTTGTACTATCTAATCAAACAACAAACCCTAAAATCTAAATTTTGTAGTAGATCAATTTCAATTAAAGATAGAGAAGTCATTCATCGCTTAGCGGTTGAGAAATACCACTGGAATTCATTACGTTGTCTTTAGTTTTTGCTTGAAACTATGGATGTCGCTAGCTAGCTATTTCTGATTAAGGCTTGGTATCTTCACATACGTTGTTCTCGTAGAGGAGAATAATAGTCTTAAGCGGGATATATATATATATATATATATATATATANNNNNNNNNNNNNNNNNNNNTTACTTTGATATAAATGTCTCTTTGGTAATTTATGTACCTATAAAGTCTTATATAATTTGTAACAAAAAAAAAAATAGTGTATCTAACATTTAAAGATGTGTTAATAAAATTTCTCTTGAAAGTTCACTACGCTATCTTCTTACATTTTAGTTTGTTCGACTAAATTTTTCTGTCTAATATTTATAATGATGTATAAAAATTCATAATGAAAAACGTGTAAATGTGAAATATACAACCAACGGATAGAAAACTTAGAAACCAAACAACTGATCATAAAGCTAGTAACACAAGAATCAAAATCGAATTCCACCAGGAAAGTATTTTAGCCATTGAATCTCTATCTCAATGACTTCTAGATAAACTTATGAATCAATGACCTCACTCCCCCGCAGTAAAAATCCAACTTCAACACAGTAAAAAGTTAGTCTCCATTTCCCTACTAAACTATAAGTAGGTAGTAGGTAGTAAAAATAAAACCAATTTAGACCAAACCAGACCAAACGTTGATCACTCTCTCCCTCATCTCTCTCTCTCTTGTTTCTCTCTCTAGAAAAACAATGGCTCTGCAACTCTGGGAAACACTCAAGGAGGCGATCGTGGCCTACACGGGCCTATCTCCGGCGACCTTCTTCACACTCCTGGCTCTTCTCGTCGCCGCTTACCATATCCTCTCCGGGCTCTTTGGGCCGTCGGAGACCCACCACCAGCCCAGAAACCTGGAGGAGATGCAGCCTCTGCTGCCGCCGGTCCAGGTCGGCGAGGTCACCGAGGAGGAGCTCAAGCAGTACGACGGAACCGATCCCAAGAAGCCTCTGCTTATGGCCATCAAGGGTCAGATCTATGACGTGTCTCAGAGCAGGTAGCTAATTGAGATTTTCAATTTAGGGTTTAGGGTTTTAGTAACTGGGGTTTTTGATTGTTGTGCTTGTTTGATTTGTGAAGTAGTCAACTGGGTTTCTGTTTTGGTGTTGTTGTGTTATGTGGTGGTTTTGAAGTTGGGGACTTTATCTCTGTGATTGATGAATTGATAGATGATAAAGAGTTAGAGCTGGAAATTGTTTCAGTTTGGGGATTGGATTGCGATTTTTCGATGTGGGTTTAGTGATCATTGATGACTATGTATGTGGTTTAACTAGTTGATGTTGCATGTTGAGTCTGATAGTTGTGATTGGGAAGGTGGTTGTTTTTCATTCATGCAATCGATAAGAAAGTGTTTCTATCTAGCTCGTATGTGTTTGAGGTTTTGAAGTTGGTGAAGTTTGTGAAGTGTTTGGTCTTTGTTCTTATCCAGCTTTTGCTTATATATGTTAAGAAGCCCATGTTTTCTGTTCAAGTTGGTTTCTGTAGAGTTATATTTGTTGTTTTGACCTTATTCAAATCTAAGGTAGTGTGTATTGGGTCACTCTGTCACAGTATCACTGGTTGCTTTACAAGTGATACTGAAGTGTGAAATGATTTTAGGATGTTGATTGGTGATCTCGGATCGAACTGTGTTTTGAATTGTCAAATGACATTGGGATTTATCAGCTTATCTGAGTTTGTTTTTTGAAGTGTGATTGGGATTTATCAGCTTATCTGAGTTTGTTTTTTGAAGTGTGATTGAGATTTAGCAGCTTAAGATGCATTCTATAATTAACTTTCTAGACATCTTCAGTGTGGTTCAGCAACATCAGATGAGTTGATATTTTTTTTTTCTTGTTTAACTATCTGTATCTTATAAGGGGCGGTCTATGGCCAATAAGTAGTTTAATGGCTACTTGGACTAGTCATATGCTGTCTTAAATAGATTTCCTTTTCACGTCACTCTTAAACAAGGTTCTAATCTGTTACTTCTGGACCACTTTTGCAGGATGTTTTATGGACCTGGAGGTCCTTATGCTCTATTTGCAGGAAAAGATGCTAGCAGGGCTCTTGCAAAAATGTCTTTTGAAGACAAAGATCTCACTGGTGATACCACTGGTCTTGGTCCTTTTGAGCTTGAGGCCTTGCAAGATTGGGAATATAAGTTCATGAGTAAGTATGTCAAGGTTGGTACCATTAAGAGTACAGTTCCAGAAACTCAGGGGGAATCCACTAGTGATGCCCCTAAAGCTGAAGATGTTCCATCAGAAAGCCCAGCTGTTAAATCTGAGGAAACCTCCTCATCTACTGCTGATGCTAAGGAAGAGTAGTCTGTAGAGGGGGAACCATTTCCTGGAGTACAATCTCTTTCTCATATATGTTCATGCTTTCTTAGCCTAGGTTACTCCAGTTATAAGACTGTTGGATGTTCAATTATTGATATAATAATTCAACAATGTACCTTTTGTGCATCAGAGGTGCAACTTTCTTACCTTAATATCTATCTATAGAGATGCTGTTAGGACTTATGAGCCCATCGCTTGCAGAACAGCCTTTTGGGCACAAATTTCAGCTATTATTCTCATAATCATGTAGGCTCGACTCTCTATAGGCTTCAGTTTCCGTACTTACTGTTAATAACTATTTGCTGGGAAGACACGGTTCACTCTTCTGCTAAAAACTAACGAACCATGGCCATACTATGTTTCCTGTCTTCTCTTCCAAATGATTTCAGTAAAACCTGTCCTATGTCAACTATCAAGTGTCCCTTGGCAGTGCTGCACCAAAATAATTTAAAGATTTTAGTGTTTCCCGATAGAGAGATGATGATTCTCAGATTCTCTAAGATAGAAAGTCTAGCGCCTTGACCTGTTTTGGAATTTTTCATCCACCACCAAAATTTGAGCATTAATATGCAAGAACGGTAACCATCCTATGAAAAGCATTTTGATGATACATTGGATTTTTTAACATCCTTCTTATTCTTTGGAAATATAACATCCCATTTATACAATGACTTGAGGGTCTTCCCTTTCTGGTGTAAAGGGTTTGAGGGATTTGTGTCACTTACCACCCTTTGGAGGCTTGAAGCATATCCTTGAGATGCTTGAAAAGCAAATATACCAATTCAAACTGCCGTAAAGATGCTATAGATTTCTTGCATGATGGTAACCCAGGAGAAGAAACGAAAATCTTCAACCAGAATTTTCATTTTCAAATCTTCAATCTGTTCAAAGTTGGACAACAAGGCCAAGAACGTGTTTAAAATTGGGTCATTGACATATCTTTTCAGTCCACTGTGCATATTAATGCCTTGGTCAGTTGGTCCCTTAGCTACCGCATTGTTCTTATTAGTCTTGAATCTTGATAACTTTTGCATATATGGTACTGTACATCTAAGTACATGCCTGGCCAACCAAGCAGTCTAAGAGGTATGTAATGCATTAGACTGATTAGAGTTACCTAATCCGCGGTTCCTCATCCGATGTGCAATCTGGAGCGTGTGCCGCTAAACGCGGTGTACTAACATCAAAATATCATACTATCTGGACTGTAGATCAGATGCTGCATCTTACCAAACGCTGCTGATATCTCAGTATCATTGTGTACTTCTATACCTTCCTATATCATCTTATCTCATCAACTGCTTGCCATGTTGCTATAACTTACTAACTTATAACGTTGGTCCTTTCTGATATCAGTGATATGGATTACTTAATCTCTCATTTTTCATTTTCAATTTAGGACTAACAATGATTAGAAAATGAGCGTTTAAGCATTGTGAGACAGAGACATTGATTGATTATGCATTTTGGATTTTTCTCACAGACTTTGCTTACTCCAAAAGAAGTTAAAATTGAAAAGACTTTACAGAAGGGTTGGCTGTCAAAGCTTCTATTCCTTATAAATAATCCTCTAAGCTCAAACCTGCTAACAGATAAACAACTTCTTGTTCTTCAACTTCTATTTTGAGCCATGAGAATTCCTAAACTCTCTCTCTTTATGTTCATTGTTGTCATTCTAGCTTTACTTCATGTTTCTGGTTGCCTGCGGCACATCACTGGGTGCTGTACTAGCAGTGAAGAAGTTCAAGAAATGAATTCCGAACCGATAGTAAGAGCCGGGGCTTCTACTGAATTTAGGCCTCAGGGTGCTGGTTCCCATTCTGCAGGATATCGATTTAAGAAGACAAACCAAGTAAGCGCTGTTTCTCATAAAGCTGTCCCTACTGGACCAAACCCTCTTCACAATTAAGTGGATTTACAGGAAACATTGGTGTTTTCAGATAAGTGTGCAATGTGATGTGTTGTTTTCAGTTCATGGAACAACAAAATTATCAGATACACAGATTAGTAGAGTACTTGAAATTTGACAAGTTATATACTAATGTGATGTTTTGTTTTCAGTTCATGGAAGATCAGACACACAGATTATTAGACTACTTGAAAGTTGATATATACTGGTTTGAGTTCTACTTTGTGGAATGCACTAGTGAAGTTTTTCTGTTTTTTCTTCATAAACAGTTCATGTAAGTTAATTTTATTTTGATCAAGAGCTCATGTATGGTGTTGGAGAAACAATTACCAAAGTCAATTATGTAAGCTTTTGGCATTCTATTCAATTATGCAAACAGAGATTGTGAAGGAATCAATGGATCTCGTAAGTAGTAGTTTTCTTTAGGCAACTCGCACGTACAGTCAGTATTCTGAAAGTACTACTCACTCTGATCAAATTCACCTTTTAAATAAGCAAGATGGAAAAGATCAAGAGCATAGCGCCTTTGCTTATGTACTTGTTGATCCAAAGAATAAAGAACTTTCGTTGAGTAATAAAAGTTGCAATTCTCTGATACTGATGTGGTTTTCTAGCCTAATTAGTGGAGAAGCTCAACATTAGTTAGATAATTGTGTAAGTGACACATCCAGTGTAGTTTGCATATTAATGCCTTGATCTCTTGGCTGCTACTGCAATTTTATTTTGATTCCTGATTCTCTCAAGTAGTACTTGGAAACCGACCAGACCAGTCTAAGAACTATGTGATGCATATAGAGTTACCTAATCTGCAGGTTTTATCATTTGAATCTGGATTGTGTGACCCCAAACGCCATGCGTTCACAAAGTAAGATATGATAGAACAAATGCTATACTCCTGATATTCACCAAATGGTCCTCAACTCCTGATACCTCAGCATCATGCACTCCTATATCATCATAATCAGCGTCTTTCATCAATTGCTTGGCTTGTTGCTTGAATGTCATCCTTTCTGATATGGATTATTTTCTATCTGATAATAAATGTATGCTTTGTTTTTTAAATTAGGCCTATAGCAATGATTAGAAAATGAGGGCATGTACAGGCATTGTGATATGATTGATTGAATGTGCATTTTGGATCTTTCTACCCAGAGCGGTTGCCTATACTCCAAAAGAAATAAAAATTGAAAAGAAAATACAGAAGGGTATGTTAGCTTCTAATCCTTCCCTTATATATAAAACTCTAAGCTCATTCCTGGTGATACATACAAACAACTCCTTTTACTTAAACTTCTATCTACCAAAGTTTTTGAGCCATGAGAATTTTTAAACTCTCTTCTGTCTTTATATGCATTCTTGTCATTCTAGCTCTAGTTAATGTTTCTAGTGGCCGGCGGCACATAAGCTGGTGCTTTACTAGCAGTGAAGAAGTTGAAGAAATTAAACCTAAACTGAGAGAAAGAGCCAGGTTTTCTTTTGAATTTAGGCGTCTTAGTGCTGGCTTGCATTCTGCAGGGTTTCGATATAAGAAGATGGACCAGATAAGTGCTGTTGCTCATCAAACTGTCCCTGGTGGACCAAATCCTCTTCACAATTAATTGGATTTTCCAGGAAACATATGTGCTGCTTTCTACTCTACTTCGAAGGCTGAGAAATGGAGTTGGTTTATGATGAGAACAGAAGGGAAAAGGTCAAGATTGAGCATGCTCTACCGAAGATCACGAAGAAACTTGCTCTACTTTGTTCTTTTGATGAAGCAATTAGTGGTTTTGTATGCTATAGAATCCTACTGTGATAAGTTAAAGATGTAATGTATAGTTGATACCTTTTTAGAGTGTCTGATCTGTTTGTATCATAAAGCTGGTGGTTTTCAGGCCTGGAATATGGTGCTTGTGCTTCTCTGTTATGTATATTATCATTATTATGTATATTATGATCTTGATCCATTGGTACTAAAAGCAGAACCCCTCTGTTGAATCACTATAATACCCAATTTTGGGATGAACATCTAGTTATATGCTAGAAGAAGATAGAATTAATCTAGCTCAAAGCTTCAGATTCATTGCCAATTGTAGCAAGACTTGTCTTTAACGAATGTGATGAACCTAACAAAGACTTTAGCTCAACTACATCTTTCAAGACGAATGCCAAACGTAGTCGTACGACTGCTAGCTTCAGTTGTCTTCCTCGATCTTCTTCCTTCTTGGTCAAGATTCCAAACTACATAGTAAGCTCGCCTGCCTCATCATTTTCAATTGGTATGACCTCTGGCCGACTGTACTTAGTCAACTGCAAAATTAATTGAATATATACATACACATCTCAGAAAAC
Above is a window of Fragaria vesca subsp. vesca linkage group LG7, FraVesHawaii_1.0, whole genome shotgun sequence DNA encoding:
- the LOC101297007 gene encoding membrane steroid-binding protein 2-like; protein product: MALQLWETLKEAIVAYTGLSPATFFTLLALLVAAYHILSGLFGPSETHHQPRNLEEMQPLLPPVQVGEVTEEELKQYDGTDPKKPLLMAIKGQIYDVSQSRMFYGPGGPYALFAGKDASRALAKMSFEDKDLTGDTTGLGPFELEALQDWEYKFMSKYVKVGTIKSTVPETQGESTSDAPKAEDVPSESPAVKSEETSSSTADAKEE